From a region of the Hypanus sabinus isolate sHypSab1 chromosome 2, sHypSab1.hap1, whole genome shotgun sequence genome:
- the chrd gene encoding chordin translates to MRILYLVSVLHLVFLKLISEAVSFRPKIQPLPIQAEDDLVHSKGVAGCSFGGKLYALRDTWHPDLGQPFGVMHCVICHCEPQRNRRGKVNGKVSCRNIKQDCGEPPCRNAVLLPGHCCKTCAKEGAGSSEKEADLTSDGFEYFPLEKEDDLQKSHNDRSYITSEDISMDDSRTDFVALLTSTTGQLPASPGVAKARLTLVRSNLVFAIHYERLRRPIRVSFRDQDGTVLFEHPVRKMTTPQSNLICGLWRNVHKPFIKLLKSDQLHIVLMAQPQSDAAILGKIVKHRALFAETFSSVLTSTDADHSGLGGIAMLTLSDVENNLHFIIMFEGLLNKSEKDHSLVPVRVQLSYGSQPLREVRANITTHDSNFAEVMTDLSNKEMFLLSHGQLEISLETEGRNPNRISGIVTAKKTCDTIQSVLSGGNALTATKTGAVGSAKFTLHDNGTLEFQVQVAGIASEVIGLTIETKPRRRHRRNILHDLTSDYRNNFATGISNSLNARDVHMLLQNELFINVATKEYEEGELRGQISSLLYSGLQARYYDLPIPLAGQFVVPPVKTSSAGHAWMSLDEHCHLHYEILVAGLSKTEDITINAHLHGFAEIGEVDENSGEHKRLLKGFYGSEAQGILKDISSDLLRHLNRGTAFIQVTTKLNPRGEIRGPVLIPNQCESRGFVTTKEPEFEDGLFEEVVPASEELKKDPNSCYFEGKRRAHESQWAPDYDRKCSICTCQKRTVICDPIICLPLNCTEIVHVEDKCCPVCQDKTKAKDEKKTGTVQAEGCYFDGDRKWHPAGTTWHPFVPPFGYVKCAVCSCKGATGEVHCEKVQCPALPCSQPIRRNASNCCKECPVTEIAPFDHTDMMQADGPRPCKFGRHIYMNNNKWHPEVPPFGEMKCITCWCDEGSTKCQREKCPLLTCEKIVKQQHKCCPECEAETSYYNEDGEKLKSQQDKSWDSQPLSD, encoded by the exons ATGAGAATTCTTTATCTGGTATCTGTGTTACATTTAGTGTTTTTGAAGTTGATATCTGAAGCAGTTAGCTTCCGACCGAAGATTCAGCCCTTGCCCATTCAAGCAGAAGATGATCTCGTTCATTCTAAAGGAGTTGCAG GTTGCTCTTTCGGTGGGAAACTATACGCGCTCCGGGATACCTGGCACCCGGACCTAGGGCAGCCTTTCGGAGTGATGCACTGCGTCATTTGCCACTGTGAGCCG CAACGAAATCGACGAGGTAAGGTTAATGGCAAAGTAAGCTGCAGGAATATCAAGCAGGACTGTGGCGAGCCTCCCTGCCGCAACGCGGTCTTACTGCCCGGACACTGCTGTAAAACCTGCGCCAAAG AAGGTGCCGGCAGCTCAGAGAAGGAAGCTGACCTCACCTCGGACGGATTTGAGTACTTCCCTCTGGAGAAAGAGGATGACCTCCAAAAAAGTCACAACGACCGATCATACATCACCTCCGAGGATATTTCAATGGACGACAGCAGGACAG ATTTTGTGGCCTTGCTCACATCAACAACCGGCCAACTGCCAGCATCCCCAGGAGTGGCTAAAGCTCGTCTCACGCTGGTCAGATCCAACCTGGTATTCGCCATTCACTATGAAAG ACTCCGCCGCCCTATTAGGGTAAGCTTTCGGGATCAGGATGGGACAGTTTTATTCGAACATCCAGTTCGCAAGATGACTACACCTCAAAGCAACCTG ATCTGTGGCCTGTGGAGAAATGTACATAAACCTTTTATCAAGCTGCTGAAGTCTGATCAGCTCCACATTGTGCTGATGGCACAGCCACAGTCAGATGCTGCCATCCTAGGCAAAATTGTCAAGCACAGAGCactctttgctg AAACATTCAGTTCTGTTCTGACTTCGACTGACGCTGATCACTCCGGACTGGGTGGCATTGCCATGCTGACACTCAGCGATGTTGAAAATAATCTACATTTTATCATCATGTTTGAGGGGCTGCTGAACAAAAGTGAAAAAG ACCACAGCCTGGTCCCAGTCCGCGTGCAATTATCATATGGGAGCCAGCCATTGAGAGAAGTCAGAGCCAACATCACCACCCAT GACTCCAATTTTGCTGAAGTGATGACTGACCTCAGTAACAAGGAGATGTTCCTGCTTTCACATGGCCAGTTGGAAATTTCTCTGGAAACTGAAGGCAGAAATCCAAATCGTATTTCTGGAATTGTCACAGCCAAGAAAACATGTGATA CTATTCAGAGTGTACTCTCAGGTGGAAATGCTCTCACGGCCACTAAAACTGGTGCTGTTGGTTCAGCAAAATTTACTTTACATGACAATGGGACTCTTGAATTTCAG GTACAAGTAGCTGGCATTGCCAGTGAAGTCATAGGGCTCACAATTGAAACAAAGCCTCGACGCAGGCACAGACGGAATATTTTACACGATTTAACTTCGGACTACAGGAATAATTTT GCAACTGGAATTAGCAACAGTCTAAATGCCAGGGACGTTCATATGCTATTACAGAATGAGCTCTTCATCAATGTTGCAACAAAGGAGTATGAAGAGGGGGAACTGAGAGGACAAATCAGTTCTTTACTCTATAGTGGCCTTCAAGCAAGATACTACG ATCTGCCAATCCCATTAGCTGGACAGTTTGTGGTACCCCCTGTAAAGACTAGCTCAGCAGGGCATGCTTGGATGTCTTTGGATGAACACTGCCACCTACACTATGAGATACTTGTGGCTGGGCTGAGTAAAACTGAAGACATTACCATTAATGCACATCTCCATGGATTCGCTGAGATTGGGGAAGTGGATGAGAACAGCGGTGAACATAAGCGGCTCCTTAAAGGGTTTTATGGATCTGAg GCTCAAGGAATATTGAAGGATATTAGTAGTGATCTCCTGCGACATCTTAATAGAGGAACGGCATTTATTCAAGTTACCACAAAACTTAATCCTAGAGGAGAAATACGAGGACCG GTGCTGATTCCAAACCAGTGCGAGTCGAGAGGGTTTGTCACAACTAAGGAACCGGAGTTTGAAGACGGTCTTTTTGAGGAAGTTGTACCTGCTTCAGAGGAGTTGAAGAAAGATCCAAATTCTTGTTACTTTGAAGGGAAACGTAGAGCCCATGAGTCCCAGTGGGCACCAGATTATGACCGGAAGTGCTCCATCTGTACTTGCCAG AAAAGGACTGTAATATGCGACCCCATCATATGTCTTCCTCTGAACTGCACAGAGATTGTTCATGTTGAAGATAAATGCTGTCCTGTTTGCCAAG ATAAAACCAAAGCAAAAGATGAAAAGAAAACAGGAACAGTCCAGGCTGAAG GCTGCTACTTTGATGGGGACAGGAAATGGCATCCTGCTGGGACAACCTGGCATCCATTTGTACCACCGTTTGGCTATGTGAAGTGTGCAGTATGCAGCTGTAAG GGGGCAACTGGGGAGGTTCATTGTGAGAAGGTTCAATGCCCAGCTCTGCCTTGTAGCCAGCCCATTAGGAGGAATGCATCAAACTGTTGCAAAGAATGTCCAG TTACAGAGATTGCCCCTTTTGACCACACAGACATGATGCAGGCTGATGGGCCCAGGCCCTGCAAATTTGGGCGTCATATATACATGAACAATAATAAATGGCATCCTGAAGTTCCTCCGTTTGGGGAAATGAAATGCATTACTTGCTGGTGTGAT GAGGGGTCCACAAAGTGTCAACGAGAGAAGTGTCCGCTTCTAACCTGTGAGAAAATTGTAAAGCAACAGCACAAGTGCTGTCCAGAGTGTGAAG